In Rhododendron vialii isolate Sample 1 chromosome 9a, ASM3025357v1, the following are encoded in one genomic region:
- the LOC131301717 gene encoding heavy metal-associated isoprenylated plant protein 6, producing MSGFPIKYCCMVMRVSCDCNGCYRKIRRIILNMKEIETHLIEKQHNRVYVCGRFRPADVAIKMRKKMKRRVEILDVEEESAGTGDQMRQLTTHFSPQPIARISLQPTAHVFQ from the exons ATGTCTGGATTCCCAATAAAG TATTGCTGCATGGTGATGCGGGTTAGCTGCGACTGCAATGGCTGTTACAGGAAAATTAGGAGAATCATTCTCAACATGAAGG AAATAGAGACACACCTGATAGAGAAGCAGCACAACAGGGTGTACGTGTGTGGGAGATTCAGACCTGCCGACGTTGCTATAAAGATGAGGAAAAAGATGAAACGCAGGGTTGAAATACTGGACGTAGAAGAAGAGTCGGCAGGCACTGGAGATCAAATGCGACAGCTCACAACCCATTTCTCTCCACAGCCCATAGCTCGTATCTCTCTGCAGCCCACGGCCCATGTATTTCAATAG